AAACGCTTTTGTTTCTTTTGGCGGGTGCGGTTTTAATTTACAGCGTTAATTTACTGCGAATCGTAATTCTTATTATCGCACTTTACAAATTTCCGCAGTATGAAAATGTGCTTCATTCGGTAGTATTTCCAGGTATAATTTACAGCGTGGTTTTCGTGTTATGGATGATTTGGGTTAAAATGCTAAAATCGAATACGCCGTAATGAAAAAGTCGTTAAACATAGTAAGTATAGTTGTTCTGGCGGGTTTTTTAGTTCTTATTCGAGCTTTTGAACATACGTTGTTTTACGATCCGCTTTTATCTTTTTTTGAAGTTGACTATAAAAGTATGCCGCTGCCACAAATGGACACGTTTGCGTTACAAACCGGGGTTGCGCTCCGATTTTTATTAAATACCATTATTTCCCTCGCAATTATATGGCAGGTATTTAAGGATAAAGAAATTATAAAGTTTTCACTCCTTCTTTACAGCCTTCTTTTTGTGCTGTTTTTTATGATCTTCAGCTTTATAATTTTTACTTCGGAAGAAAGTAGCGGCCACTTTGTATTGTTTTATGTTAGAAGGTTTTTAATTCAACCCTTATTTCTACTTTTATTAGTGCCAGCATTTTATTTTCAGAAATACAAAACTCGATGATTTTTTGATACCTTTGTCTATCTAAAATTTAACTGAAAATGAAAAAATTATCACTTATTTCCTTAGCAATTATTGCATTAAGCTTTTTATCTTGTAAAGACACGGTTAAACAGACCGAGCCCGAAGTTGTTACGGTTGATAATACTGAAACCAAGA
This region of Aequorivita marisscotiae genomic DNA includes:
- a CDS encoding exosortase F system-associated membrane protein; translation: MKKSLNIVSIVVLAGFLVLIRAFEHTLFYDPLLSFFEVDYKSMPLPQMDTFALQTGVALRFLLNTIISLAIIWQVFKDKEIIKFSLLLYSLLFVLFFMIFSFIIFTSEESSGHFVLFYVRRFLIQPLFLLLLVPAFYFQKYKTR